A genomic window from Candidatus Methylacidiphilum fumarolicum includes:
- the hpnE gene encoding hydroxysqualene dehydroxylase HpnE gives MNSPLIGQTVTSKSKSNLALSFFCLPKEQRWAMTVFYAFCRVIDDIADSTVLSPHEKKEGILFWKKEVEKIYYSVPSSPLGKELSQVVHKWNLSQEMLQEIILGVEMDIEKRRYKNFDELSLYCYRVAGAVGLVSIEIFGCRHALSKDYALALGTAFQLTNILRDVPKDSSFGRIYFPLDELEIHGITEEEILSLRWSPKIRDFFRLQYFRAKHYFAKSSKLIHPLDKPKLLAAEIMSSVYKAILEKIKTKQFDVFHHSIRLNKAQKLASILKVLFKHAFGTDSTLPSGPPKKVVILGGGFSGVSAALELISLGHEVILLESKSKLGGRAGSFLEPQTKQIIDTGQHIMMGCYHHTLEFVEKIGISSKLLWIDPLKLSFASEKGSSVLSAGNLPAPFHLLVALLRYSELSVSDWLKAFFFLLSIILREKPFEEESVSDWLRRKKQSVALIRSLWEPLCVAALNLSIEKASAELFYSVLKKTILGKRKDLSLIFSRVGLSELFSNEFERVINACGGKLFFRTSVCSLEFEENYLKSIKTVDGKEFASDSVDYFLSALPWHILGSLLPKESSLRKNCESIEQSPILSLYFWVDRPFTDQPVIGFLDSPVQWLFSRNLIMDKELLSFPFYSYVAVISAPPKNILSLNSKEVEKIIWKEVNRLIPRSIESKLCGSFLFKSLGATPKFDPTSLKYRPPVQTEWKNFVIAGDWTNTGLPATIEGAVLSGTKAAQFIDSLTPLSKSTLAGFCTEKTV, from the coding sequence ATGAACTCTCCATTGATCGGACAAACGGTAACTTCCAAGAGCAAGTCAAATTTGGCTCTTTCCTTTTTTTGTTTACCTAAAGAACAAAGATGGGCCATGACCGTCTTTTATGCCTTTTGTCGTGTGATCGATGATATTGCCGATTCAACAGTCCTTTCTCCCCATGAAAAAAAGGAAGGGATCCTTTTTTGGAAAAAAGAGGTAGAAAAAATCTATTATTCAGTTCCTTCTTCCCCATTAGGCAAAGAACTTAGTCAAGTCGTTCACAAATGGAATTTGTCCCAGGAAATGCTTCAAGAGATTATTCTTGGGGTAGAAATGGATATAGAAAAAAGAAGATACAAAAATTTCGACGAGCTTTCATTATATTGTTATCGAGTTGCGGGAGCTGTAGGCTTGGTAAGCATTGAGATTTTTGGTTGTCGCCATGCGCTTAGCAAAGACTATGCGCTGGCTTTGGGGACAGCTTTTCAACTGACAAATATCCTGCGGGATGTTCCCAAAGATTCTTCTTTTGGTAGAATCTATTTTCCTTTAGATGAGCTGGAAATCCATGGGATTACTGAAGAAGAGATACTTTCTTTGAGATGGAGCCCAAAAATCCGCGATTTTTTTAGACTACAATATTTTCGAGCGAAGCATTACTTTGCCAAATCTTCCAAACTGATTCATCCATTGGATAAGCCCAAATTACTGGCTGCAGAGATCATGAGTTCAGTCTATAAAGCCATCTTAGAAAAAATAAAAACAAAACAGTTTGATGTGTTTCATCATTCGATTCGCTTAAACAAGGCTCAAAAGCTTGCTTCTATACTTAAGGTTTTATTCAAGCATGCTTTTGGTACCGACTCAACTCTTCCTTCGGGACCTCCAAAAAAGGTTGTGATTCTTGGAGGTGGTTTTTCTGGGGTATCTGCTGCCTTAGAGTTGATCTCCCTTGGTCATGAAGTAATTCTGCTGGAATCAAAATCAAAATTGGGGGGAAGAGCAGGGAGCTTTCTAGAGCCTCAAACCAAACAAATAATAGATACTGGTCAACATATAATGATGGGTTGCTATCACCATACTTTAGAATTTGTTGAGAAAATAGGCATCAGCTCAAAGCTATTATGGATCGATCCTCTAAAACTTAGTTTTGCTAGTGAAAAAGGCAGTTCAGTGCTTTCGGCTGGGAATCTCCCAGCCCCTTTCCATCTGCTTGTAGCTCTCCTTCGTTATTCGGAGCTTTCGGTTAGCGATTGGCTTAAAGCCTTTTTTTTCCTCCTCTCTATTATTCTTCGTGAAAAACCCTTTGAAGAAGAATCAGTCTCCGATTGGCTAAGAAGAAAAAAGCAGAGTGTTGCATTAATCCGCTCCCTTTGGGAGCCCCTCTGTGTGGCTGCATTAAATTTGTCAATAGAGAAAGCTTCAGCAGAGCTCTTTTATTCTGTACTGAAAAAAACCATATTAGGCAAAAGAAAAGATCTCAGTCTTATTTTTAGCCGCGTGGGATTAAGTGAGCTATTTTCTAATGAGTTCGAACGGGTTATAAATGCTTGTGGAGGAAAATTATTTTTTAGAACTTCTGTTTGTTCTCTTGAATTTGAAGAGAACTATTTGAAGTCTATAAAAACGGTCGATGGTAAAGAGTTTGCATCCGATTCCGTTGACTATTTTTTGAGCGCCCTTCCGTGGCATATATTGGGTAGTTTGTTGCCGAAGGAATCGTCCTTGAGAAAAAACTGTGAATCTATTGAACAGTCTCCAATTCTAAGCTTGTATTTTTGGGTTGATCGACCTTTTACGGATCAACCTGTTATAGGATTTTTAGATTCTCCAGTACAATGGCTTTTTTCAAGAAATCTTATAATGGATAAAGAACTGTTGTCTTTTCCTTTTTATTCTTATGTTGCAGTAATTAGTGCTCCTCCAAAAAATATCCTCAGTTTGAATTCTAAAGAGGTTGAAAAAATCATATGGAAAGAAGTTAACCGGCTAATACCCCGCTCAATAGAATCAAAGCTTTGTGGTAGCTTTCTTTTTAAATCTCTAGGTGCTACCCCTAAATTTGATCCCACTTCTTTAAAATATAGGCCACCCGTTCAGACAGAATGGAAAAATTTTGTTATTGCAGGGGATTGGACAAATACGGGACTGCCTGCTACAATAGAAGGAGCTGTTCTAAGCGGCACAAAAGCAGCACAATTCATCGATTCTTTAACTCCTCTTTCAAAATCGACCTTAGCTGGTTTTTGTACGGAAAAAACGGTCTAA
- a CDS encoding deoxyhypusine synthase family protein, with protein MKSQTIKQFIDHHFRHFNAASLKEAAKGYVRHIELGGKMMIALGGAMSTAELGISLAEMIRQDKVHAISCTGANLEEDIFNLVAHNYYQMIPHYRELSADEEVALYEKHLNRVTDTCIPEEEAMRRIERVILDEWIEADKQKQRFFPHEFIWKILKSGKLKPFYQIDPKDSWVLAAMEKNLFMVVPGWEDSTLGNMYAAHCLQGHIKDPMTIKSGIEYMMELAQYYLQTTKNHSLGLFQIGGGISGDFPICVVPMLHQDMQLRNIPLWGYFCQISDATTSYGSYSGASPNEKITWGKLGKDTPKFVIESDATIVAPLLFSYVLES; from the coding sequence ATGAAATCTCAAACAATAAAGCAGTTTATAGATCATCATTTCAGACATTTTAATGCCGCATCACTTAAAGAAGCAGCGAAAGGGTATGTGCGACATATTGAATTGGGGGGAAAGATGATGATTGCCCTTGGGGGAGCAATGAGCACTGCTGAACTAGGAATTTCTCTTGCAGAAATGATTAGACAGGATAAGGTGCATGCCATTTCATGTACAGGGGCTAATTTAGAAGAGGATATTTTCAACCTTGTGGCTCATAACTACTACCAAATGATTCCTCATTATAGAGAACTCAGTGCGGATGAAGAAGTTGCATTATATGAAAAGCATCTCAATCGTGTCACTGATACGTGCATTCCAGAAGAAGAAGCTATGCGACGGATTGAACGAGTAATCCTTGACGAATGGATAGAAGCAGACAAGCAAAAACAACGATTTTTTCCTCATGAATTTATTTGGAAAATCTTAAAATCAGGAAAGTTAAAACCTTTTTATCAAATTGATCCAAAAGATAGCTGGGTACTTGCAGCTATGGAAAAAAACCTCTTCATGGTTGTTCCTGGTTGGGAAGATTCTACCCTTGGCAATATGTATGCTGCCCATTGTCTTCAAGGCCATATTAAAGATCCTATGACAATAAAAAGTGGCATAGAGTATATGATGGAGCTTGCCCAATATTATCTTCAGACAACCAAAAACCACTCTTTAGGGTTATTTCAAATTGGAGGTGGCATTTCCGGTGATTTCCCAATCTGCGTCGTTCCCATGCTGCATCAGGATATGCAACTTCGTAATATCCCTTTATGGGGATATTTCTGCCAAATCAGCGATGCAACAACAAGCTACGGTTCCTATAGTGGTGCCTCTCCAAATGAAAAAATCACCTGGGGAAAATTAGGAAAGGATACTCCGAAATTTGTTATCGAATCCGATGCGACCATTGTAGCACCCTTGCTATTTTCTTACGTGTTAGAAAGTTAA
- a CDS encoding sodium-translocating pyrophosphatase has protein sequence MQTFLINSSIGISIGFSLIGILVAIILAFRIRSLDSGNDRMRMIAGAIEEGAKAYLNRQLVTILGIAAVLFLLIGLFKNWWTASGFLLGSFCSYLAGLIGMRVAVQANVRTAQAATQSKDKALHVSFLGGSVTGLLVVGLALFSVGLFYALSLHYQGVSETSSSLVGLALGASLISVFARLGGGIYTKAADVGADLTGKIEQNLNEDDPRNPATIADNVGDNVGDCAGMAADVFETYVVSLIGAVLVAVVVLGGDPAATAYPFLVGMVTILGALSGIFYVSISKAPPAKALLNGVMVNGVVSSALFLPLSYYLFPSNWLNIFACSVVGVLMTAAIFLITDYYTATTRKPVQIIAHASQTGHATNIIAGLATGMEATALPVLFIGAAVMLTYWLGGLYGVAIAVRCMLSMAGIVISLDAFGPITDNAGGIVEMSQLPKSVRQITDELDAVGNTMKAVTKGYAIGSAGLAALVLFGSYVEELKHFSSATIAQELQFKLQDPKVIIGLFIGGLLPYLFAARSMSAVGRAAGSVVQEVRRQIREIPGILKGVDRPQYGRCVDIVTKAALKEMIFPAILPLLAVLGIAIVPGLGPVVLGGALIGTIVTGLFVAISMTSGGAAWDNAKKWIEEGNFGGKGSEAHAAAVTGDTVGDPYKDTAGPAINPMIKVVNVLAILIIPIFAKYWHL, from the coding sequence ATGCAAACATTTTTAATCAATTCATCCATCGGAATTTCTATCGGTTTTAGCTTGATTGGCATATTAGTGGCAATCATTCTCGCTTTTCGAATTCGATCCCTAGACAGTGGAAATGACAGGATGAGGATGATTGCCGGAGCTATCGAAGAGGGAGCAAAGGCTTATCTTAACAGACAGCTTGTTACCATCCTTGGGATTGCGGCAGTGCTTTTTCTGCTGATTGGGCTTTTTAAAAATTGGTGGACAGCTTCGGGGTTTTTGTTGGGCTCGTTTTGTTCATATCTTGCAGGACTTATAGGGATGCGTGTGGCTGTTCAGGCAAATGTTAGAACAGCTCAAGCCGCTACACAGAGTAAAGATAAAGCGTTGCATGTGTCTTTCCTTGGTGGCTCGGTGACCGGATTGCTTGTCGTTGGACTGGCTCTTTTTTCTGTCGGTCTCTTTTATGCTCTCTCATTACATTATCAGGGAGTCTCAGAAACTTCTTCTTCCCTTGTTGGTCTTGCCCTTGGAGCAAGCCTGATCAGTGTTTTCGCTCGGTTGGGAGGAGGGATTTATACCAAGGCCGCTGACGTTGGTGCGGATTTGACAGGGAAAATAGAACAAAACCTTAACGAAGATGACCCTCGGAATCCTGCAACCATTGCTGATAATGTCGGTGATAATGTAGGAGATTGTGCAGGAATGGCCGCGGATGTTTTTGAAACCTATGTGGTGAGTCTTATCGGAGCAGTACTTGTTGCCGTCGTTGTTTTAGGCGGAGATCCTGCTGCGACCGCTTATCCATTCTTAGTTGGTATGGTTACAATTTTGGGGGCTCTTTCTGGGATTTTTTATGTAAGCATCTCGAAGGCTCCTCCAGCAAAAGCGCTTCTTAACGGTGTTATGGTCAATGGCGTGGTGTCTTCAGCCCTTTTCTTACCCCTCTCCTATTACCTTTTCCCTTCTAATTGGCTGAACATTTTTGCTTGTTCGGTTGTTGGTGTGTTGATGACTGCTGCCATATTCCTCATAACCGATTACTATACGGCAACAACACGCAAACCTGTACAGATTATTGCTCATGCTTCACAAACAGGACATGCTACAAATATCATTGCAGGGTTGGCTACGGGAATGGAAGCGACAGCTTTGCCCGTGCTTTTTATTGGAGCTGCAGTTATGTTAACCTATTGGCTTGGAGGTTTGTATGGGGTTGCTATTGCCGTTCGCTGCATGCTCAGTATGGCTGGTATTGTAATATCATTAGATGCTTTCGGTCCGATTACAGATAATGCGGGAGGCATTGTAGAAATGAGCCAATTGCCGAAATCGGTGAGGCAGATAACCGATGAGTTAGATGCTGTTGGAAATACGATGAAAGCAGTAACGAAAGGCTATGCTATTGGTTCAGCAGGCTTAGCAGCTTTAGTCCTTTTTGGCTCTTACGTAGAAGAACTCAAGCATTTCAGCTCTGCAACTATTGCGCAAGAACTTCAGTTTAAGCTACAAGATCCCAAAGTGATTATAGGCCTTTTTATTGGAGGGCTTCTTCCTTATCTTTTTGCTGCTAGAAGCATGTCCGCGGTAGGGAGGGCGGCAGGGAGCGTCGTTCAAGAAGTTCGACGTCAGATTAGAGAAATCCCTGGTATATTAAAAGGAGTCGATAGGCCTCAATATGGGCGATGTGTTGATATTGTGACAAAAGCGGCATTAAAAGAAATGATTTTTCCTGCAATCTTGCCCCTATTGGCTGTGCTGGGAATAGCAATTGTTCCTGGGCTTGGTCCTGTGGTATTAGGGGGAGCACTTATAGGCACTATTGTTACTGGTTTGTTTGTTGCTATTTCAATGACCTCGGGAGGAGCAGCTTGGGACAATGCGAAAAAATGGATAGAAGAAGGGAACTTCGGAGGGAAAGGATCAGAAGCGCATGCAGCGGCAGTAACTGGAGATACGGTAGGCGATCCTTATAAGGATACTGCCGGTCCAGCCATTAATCCAATGATCAAAGTAGTGAATGTTTTAGCCATTCTTATTATTCCCATTTTTGCAAAGTATTGGCATCTTTAG
- a CDS encoding NADH-quinone oxidoreductase subunit N: protein MNALFVLCSPECFLTLSALFLLLWQAIAKPNYKSVGILVLASYLISGVLLLPFVDNQGIYWNGLYVWDKMAVLWKVFFLITGFLVTYLSLESNSLITKGRAEFYTLPLLTTAGMALLASVRDFILLFVGLEIVTVSFYVLVAFQKEFPSALEAGVKYLVIGALASSFLVMGIAFVFGITGSTQFDEVARFAQNNPVSAPLVLGLIFVLVGLGFKASAVPFHVWTPDVYQGASTPITSYLAVGSKAAGFVVLLRVLNLPFYDQSFQKHWIPLIVLMALLSVILGNLAAIPQRNIKRMLGYSSISHGGFLLMGLSAHNTIGCAAVIYYFFAYLVAIFAAFLVVILLEKNQPSGVSIKDFNGLYHKNGLLAWSMAFAMISLAGLPPLMGFFGKLMVFLAAWESGQHLLVIIGALCAAAGLYYYIGVVRAMFWAEPETVQRIVLSPATKVLLWILSIGSILLGFYAEPVIKLVGAVLS from the coding sequence ATGAATGCGTTATTTGTTCTTTGTAGTCCCGAATGTTTCCTTACCCTGTCTGCTTTGTTTCTGCTTTTGTGGCAAGCCATAGCAAAACCAAATTATAAGAGTGTGGGCATTCTTGTCTTGGCTTCTTATCTGATCTCAGGAGTTCTGCTGCTGCCTTTTGTTGATAATCAGGGTATTTATTGGAATGGACTGTATGTCTGGGATAAAATGGCAGTTCTGTGGAAAGTATTTTTTTTGATAACTGGATTTCTTGTTACCTATCTAAGTTTGGAAAGCAATAGTCTTATAACGAAAGGGAGAGCAGAATTTTATACTTTGCCCTTATTAACTACTGCTGGTATGGCTCTGTTAGCCTCAGTTAGGGATTTTATTCTTCTGTTTGTTGGGCTTGAAATTGTCACCGTTTCTTTCTATGTATTGGTAGCTTTTCAAAAAGAATTTCCTTCGGCTTTGGAGGCAGGGGTAAAATATTTGGTCATAGGAGCTTTGGCTTCTTCTTTTCTTGTGATGGGTATAGCCTTTGTTTTTGGAATCACAGGTTCAACCCAATTTGATGAAGTAGCACGTTTTGCTCAAAACAACCCAGTGAGTGCTCCTTTAGTCCTTGGTCTTATATTTGTTCTGGTTGGTCTTGGGTTTAAAGCTTCAGCTGTGCCCTTTCATGTTTGGACCCCTGATGTCTATCAAGGAGCTTCTACACCGATCACCTCATATTTGGCGGTTGGATCCAAAGCTGCTGGATTTGTTGTTCTGCTAAGAGTATTAAACCTTCCTTTTTATGATCAAAGTTTTCAGAAGCATTGGATTCCCTTAATTGTTCTAATGGCCCTCCTCTCCGTTATTTTAGGTAATCTGGCAGCTATTCCACAAAGAAATATAAAAAGGATGCTTGGCTATTCGAGTATTAGTCATGGGGGTTTTTTGCTTATGGGGCTATCTGCACATAATACAATTGGATGCGCAGCTGTCATTTATTATTTTTTTGCTTACCTTGTCGCTATTTTTGCTGCTTTTCTTGTGGTTATTCTCCTTGAAAAGAATCAACCCAGTGGGGTTTCCATTAAGGATTTCAATGGACTTTATCATAAAAACGGGCTTTTAGCCTGGTCTATGGCCTTTGCTATGATTTCCTTAGCAGGGCTGCCCCCTTTAATGGGTTTTTTTGGCAAACTGATGGTGTTTCTTGCGGCTTGGGAAAGTGGGCAGCATCTGCTAGTGATTATTGGTGCGCTCTGCGCTGCGGCTGGCTTATATTATTATATAGGGGTGGTGCGAGCTATGTTTTGGGCTGAACCAGAAACGGTTCAAAGGATTGTGTTAAGCCCAGCCACGAAAGTTTTGCTTTGGATATTAAGCATTGGATCCATTTTACTTGGATTTTATGCCGAACCAGTTATCAAATTAGTCGGAGCCGTTTTGTCATAA
- a CDS encoding complex I subunit 4 family protein, whose product MSFVSVLLFVPLLAFIAIILRVPARQAALGASLLNLLVSLWIYFQYDPKIQGFQFVQDIRWIQLPGLPEIHYHVGVDGMNLPLILLTTIVTLAAIIVSPEGIKRESEFYSYLLAISLGAIGAFVSLDLFFFYIFHEFALIPTFLLIGIWGSENRQFVSLQITLYLMVGSLVLLVGILALLVLLPQEARTFDIPMLIDYAKAHPLPINKEAVPFAFLLVGFGTLVSLFPFYTWAPAGYAVAPTPAAMLHAGVLKKFGLYGLLRVAIPLLPGGLEHWKSWLYILLLGNILYIGYVTIVQKELTTMLGYSSVMHMGYIFLGLASWNKIGISGVVVLMVAHGLSIALLFALAGEIKDRTGEIKFSELGGLGQRMPFISVAFVLASFASIGVPGLANFTGELLIFFGSWQAQPWITALAIWGIVISAVYQLRAVQSVFFGKLPAHLKDVEDLQGVAKKFPYLLLMASLLIIGMMPSSLLSIIKPTVEHYFSAN is encoded by the coding sequence ATGTCATTTGTAAGCGTTCTTCTTTTTGTACCCTTATTGGCTTTTATTGCTATAATTCTTAGAGTACCAGCTCGTCAAGCTGCATTAGGAGCTAGTTTGCTAAATTTGCTCGTCAGTTTGTGGATTTATTTCCAGTATGATCCCAAGATTCAAGGCTTTCAATTCGTTCAAGATATCCGTTGGATACAGCTCCCAGGGCTTCCTGAAATCCACTACCATGTAGGGGTAGATGGCATGAATCTGCCTCTTATTCTTTTAACAACTATTGTGACACTGGCTGCCATTATTGTTTCTCCTGAAGGGATTAAAAGAGAGTCGGAATTTTATAGCTATCTTCTTGCTATTTCTCTTGGAGCAATTGGCGCCTTCGTTTCTTTAGATCTATTCTTTTTTTATATCTTTCATGAGTTTGCCCTTATTCCAACATTTCTTTTGATTGGAATTTGGGGATCTGAAAACAGGCAGTTTGTGAGTCTTCAAATTACTCTTTATTTAATGGTGGGTAGCTTGGTTCTCCTTGTTGGCATTCTTGCTTTGCTTGTATTGCTCCCACAAGAAGCGAGGACTTTTGATATCCCTATGCTCATTGACTATGCAAAAGCTCATCCTTTGCCTATAAACAAAGAGGCTGTTCCTTTTGCTTTTTTACTTGTTGGCTTTGGCACATTGGTTTCTCTATTTCCTTTTTATACTTGGGCGCCAGCCGGTTATGCCGTAGCTCCAACTCCCGCAGCAATGCTCCATGCTGGAGTACTAAAAAAATTTGGGCTTTATGGGTTGTTAAGAGTGGCTATTCCACTGCTTCCTGGAGGGTTGGAACATTGGAAAAGCTGGTTGTATATTCTTTTGCTTGGTAACATTCTCTACATAGGGTATGTGACGATTGTTCAAAAAGAGCTAACCACGATGTTGGGCTATTCTAGTGTTATGCATATGGGGTATATCTTTTTGGGGCTTGCAAGCTGGAATAAAATTGGAATCAGTGGGGTAGTGGTTCTTATGGTAGCTCATGGTCTTTCGATCGCCTTGCTTTTTGCTCTGGCTGGAGAAATTAAGGATAGAACTGGTGAAATAAAGTTTAGTGAACTTGGCGGGCTAGGCCAAAGAATGCCATTTATTTCTGTGGCTTTTGTTTTAGCTTCTTTTGCTTCCATTGGGGTTCCTGGATTGGCGAATTTTACAGGGGAGCTACTGATCTTTTTTGGGTCATGGCAGGCCCAGCCGTGGATTACTGCTTTGGCAATTTGGGGAATTGTCATATCGGCTGTCTATCAACTTCGAGCCGTTCAATCAGTTTTTTTTGGCAAACTCCCTGCCCATTTGAAAGATGTGGAAGATCTTCAAGGAGTAGCCAAGAAGTTCCCTTATCTTTTGCTTATGGCTTCTCTTCTCATTATTGGCATGATGCCAAGTTCTCTTCTTTCAATTATTAAGCCGACCGTAGAACACTATTTCTCTGCAAATTGA
- the nuoL gene encoding NADH-quinone oxidoreductase subunit L produces the protein MNTSSLLAWVLLLSPLLSAFMIWAFLKPFPFLSQIVSVGACAISFLIAIGVALGSIHEPVAINWIDIGGLTIQLGMVFDSLSKVMLLVVTGVGLMIHIYSMGYMGEDPGRSRFFAELSLFMLSMLGIVVATNFIMMYIFWELVGVSSYLLIGFWFEKPSAASAATKAFLANRIGDFGFLLGIIMFWTFTGSLMFDPSLSSYFKGHPLVTIMGLLLFCGCVGKSAQIPLHVWLPDAMEGPTPVSALIHAATMVAAGVYMLCRIFFVLEQSEQALEVIAWTGGITALVAALTATQQDDIKRILAYSTMSQLGYMVMAVGSSATIAAMFHLCTHAFFKALLFLGAGSILHVLHHEQDIWKMGGLWKKMPVTFVTFLIGTCALAGIPGFSGFFSKDTILEMVGEKNKMLFWLGLFTAGLTAFYMTRLFVVTFLGTPKSEVAEHAHESPSVMGLPMIVLSFFALVGGYSVVGIEKALGTAHEAMSEAAKLNVMILSVLVGLTGVGIGAFAYWKKQKEIVIFPLFKNKFYFDELYDLTLLKLQQLLAGIFAWLDEWIIGFGIVRGSAFLVSVGGELLRVFQTGNIRSYAFIFGAGAAAILVFFLIRS, from the coding sequence ATGAATACCTCCTCGTTATTAGCTTGGGTCTTATTACTTTCTCCATTGTTATCAGCTTTTATGATATGGGCGTTTTTAAAGCCTTTCCCTTTTTTAAGTCAGATAGTTTCTGTGGGGGCTTGTGCAATTAGTTTTCTTATTGCCATAGGAGTTGCTCTGGGTTCGATTCATGAACCGGTAGCCATAAATTGGATAGACATTGGTGGACTTACTATTCAGCTAGGGATGGTTTTCGATTCACTTTCGAAAGTCATGCTACTAGTCGTAACTGGAGTTGGGCTCATGATTCATATTTATTCGATGGGCTACATGGGAGAAGATCCCGGCAGAAGTCGTTTTTTTGCTGAACTTTCTCTTTTTATGCTCTCGATGCTTGGTATCGTTGTGGCAACCAACTTTATCATGATGTATATATTTTGGGAGCTTGTTGGAGTCAGTTCCTATCTTTTAATTGGTTTTTGGTTTGAAAAACCTTCTGCAGCTTCTGCGGCTACCAAGGCTTTTCTAGCTAACCGAATAGGGGATTTTGGCTTTCTGTTAGGCATTATCATGTTTTGGACCTTCACAGGTAGCTTGATGTTTGATCCTTCCCTTTCTTCCTATTTCAAGGGACATCCCTTAGTGACAATAATGGGACTTTTGCTTTTTTGTGGTTGCGTCGGCAAGTCAGCTCAGATTCCTCTTCATGTGTGGCTTCCAGATGCTATGGAAGGCCCTACGCCTGTTTCTGCCTTAATCCATGCGGCAACTATGGTTGCTGCAGGTGTCTATATGCTTTGTAGGATTTTCTTTGTGTTAGAACAATCGGAACAGGCGCTAGAAGTTATTGCATGGACAGGAGGGATTACGGCTCTGGTGGCTGCGCTAACTGCTACGCAGCAAGATGACATAAAGAGAATTTTAGCTTATTCTACCATGTCACAGCTAGGCTATATGGTCATGGCCGTAGGTTCTTCTGCGACTATAGCTGCTATGTTCCATCTTTGTACACATGCTTTTTTTAAGGCCCTTTTATTCCTCGGTGCCGGATCTATCTTGCATGTTTTGCATCATGAGCAGGACATTTGGAAGATGGGTGGATTATGGAAAAAAATGCCGGTGACCTTTGTTACCTTTCTTATTGGGACCTGTGCACTCGCAGGCATTCCTGGTTTTTCTGGCTTTTTTAGCAAAGATACGATCCTTGAGATGGTTGGTGAAAAAAACAAAATGCTCTTTTGGCTTGGTTTGTTTACGGCTGGGCTTACCGCTTTTTATATGACAAGGTTGTTTGTCGTTACTTTTTTGGGCACTCCTAAGTCGGAAGTTGCTGAACATGCCCATGAGTCACCTTCTGTTATGGGGTTGCCGATGATCGTTCTTTCTTTCTTTGCTTTGGTTGGGGGATATTCTGTGGTAGGGATTGAGAAAGCCCTTGGGACTGCCCATGAAGCTATGTCGGAGGCAGCGAAACTCAATGTGATGATTTTGTCAGTACTTGTGGGGCTTACTGGTGTGGGGATAGGAGCTTTTGCTTATTGGAAGAAACAAAAAGAAATCGTCATCTTCCCATTGTTTAAAAATAAGTTTTATTTTGACGAACTGTATGATTTGACTCTACTGAAACTCCAACAACTTCTAGCGGGAATTTTTGCATGGCTGGATGAATGGATCATTGGCTTTGGGATTGTTAGAGGCTCGGCTTTTTTGGTAAGTGTTGGAGGAGAACTTTTAAGGGTTTTTCAAACCGGCAATATCCGCAGTTATGCTTTTATTTTTGGCGCTGGAGCTGCAGCCATATTAGTCTTTTTTCTAATCAGAAGTTAA
- the nuoK gene encoding NADH-quinone oxidoreductase subunit NuoK: MQIGLTHYLTASGILFAIGIAGIILRRDMIIIYMCLEIMLNAANLALVAFSRYNSNLSGQVLVFFVITVAAAEVAVGLALIVALFRVKHSTKAEDITLLKF, encoded by the coding sequence ATGCAAATAGGTTTAACTCATTATTTGACGGCTAGCGGTATCCTTTTTGCGATTGGCATTGCAGGGATAATCTTAAGGAGGGATATGATTATTATCTATATGTGTTTGGAGATCATGCTAAATGCTGCAAATCTAGCTCTTGTTGCTTTTAGTCGATATAATTCTAATCTTTCAGGACAAGTGCTGGTTTTTTTTGTGATTACGGTAGCCGCTGCTGAAGTTGCTGTAGGCCTTGCCTTAATTGTTGCCCTCTTTCGTGTCAAACATTCTACTAAAGCCGAAGATATCACTTTGTTGAAGTTTTAG
- a CDS encoding NADH-quinone oxidoreductase subunit J: protein MENFFFWTFVLTMIGSGIGVIANKNPVASAMNLVLMIICIAGLFVLLGAYFLAAVQVLVYAGAVMVLFLFIIMLLDLKAEQLANFRMLGIVGGLLTVLLLGIGFFLAGKNITSLVGKTDKVIQNSSIKALGELLFGNYALAFEAVGVLLLISMIGVIILSKKDLD, encoded by the coding sequence ATGGAGAATTTCTTTTTTTGGACCTTTGTTCTTACAATGATTGGCAGTGGGATTGGAGTCATTGCCAACAAAAATCCTGTGGCATCCGCCATGAACCTTGTCTTAATGATTATCTGTATTGCTGGGCTTTTTGTGCTGCTCGGTGCTTATTTTTTGGCAGCCGTACAAGTGTTGGTTTATGCTGGAGCTGTCATGGTGCTCTTTTTGTTTATTATCATGCTTTTAGACTTAAAAGCTGAACAACTAGCTAACTTTAGGATGCTGGGTATTGTTGGAGGGCTCCTGACTGTCTTATTGCTTGGGATTGGGTTTTTTCTGGCTGGAAAGAATATAACTTCTTTAGTAGGCAAAACGGACAAAGTGATTCAAAACAGCAGTATAAAGGCCTTGGGAGAACTACTTTTTGGCAACTATGCTCTGGCCTTTGAAGCTGTTGGAGTTCTGCTTTTGATTTCAATGATTGGAGTGATCATTTTGAGCAAAAAAGACTTGGATTGA